In Danaus plexippus chromosome 8, MEX_DaPlex, whole genome shotgun sequence, the sequence GGAATACATAGACAGCATGTTCTACGAAAGCTCGTTGAATGATAACCAAGAAAATGGGAAGTGCAGTCGCGTGGACGAGATAGTCAATCTGATAGAATCCAAAAAGCTAACCAAGAGTCTAGAGAGAATCGACGAAGGCCTCAATTCTATGGTGGACATCGTTGTAACTAACGAACCTAAGAAATATTCCTACGAGAGCCGTCAGAGGTCCGCTTCGAGGACGAACAGCGATGCTGGCGATCCTTTGATCCCCGTCACGAGGTCTAACAGCCGAACATATGATTCGAAGAGCCAGGACAAACACGGCAAACTGAACGTCGGCTTCGACAGTCCATTTAACAGCACCTTCATAATGAAACGCGGCAGTTCCTCAGGGTTCTACTCCGGAACCCACATCCTGAGGAACGCTCCGGCCAGTATGACAAGCCTCGTAATGAACGGAACACATAGCTACAACGATCTAAAGAAATCCCCAAGTCCCATGGGATCCAGCTTCGCTCTCAACAAAGTGACCGACATGCCGTCAGGCTTATACTGACCGTTCGTACCGAAGTCCAAACCAACGACTAATCTAAGTTCCGCGTACCTTCACGTCTAgtgcaatatttatatctatataatatccCGCGTTTATGCAGCGTCTGTAGCATCTTAGTGATTTTGTTGGAACAAAATTCGCTTAAGATcgtctttattttaaacttatatcatGTTTTGTgctaaaataatgtttgaagCAATAAAGTTTTGAagatttcttgtttatttatgtaaatcgAATTAAAACTTGTATTGTTTCGTGCGTGTCTCGGCGTGTGTCTGTTTACTGGtatctgtatttttatacttagtctgtacatattaaaataattcatacaaaaaaaagagcAGTTTTATTCATTCTCGTAAATACAAAGAACCTATTTTTTGACAACATTTAACATACAATGTCGTCACGCTGACGGTATTATtgacaaacatattatatcacCCTCAGAATAGACCTCACCTTTATATGTTTGACAAATATCAGAGACAATGGTCGATTTAGAATCAGTTCTGAGCTGCGAACTAAGACGAGCGGACAAAGTCGCCTGCAATGGagagaagtattttttatatactattaaatttgtttttggcGGCGACCAAGAAACCGTACCACGAAGACGAAgacatatcttttataaaagtttacgATTTAAGTAAGCCTACCAACTGGAAGGACATCAACAACTATTATGGTgccatagaaaaatattggtaAGTTATGTGAAAAAATTGATTTGTTTGCGAAGGAATCGCTTAATTAGGAAactttattagttatatatttgagaggtcgttgttaaattatttatttaatataaaagttatgtaatctttacaaaaaaatataattttatgagccttaataaaagattaatgGTAGAACTCTTATTTTTTGGGACTACATTAAAttagtgtttattaaaacgttACAGTCTAAAacgttacaataaaatatgtcattaaGAATTCCTGATAATGACCGCAGCGACAGAcaaatttttcctttttccaAGCTTTCAGTAAGAGAGTAACTAAATCGTAATTGAAGGAAATAACCGGAAAACCGTTTTTGAATGTGATTTTTGGATGGAACTCGTTTATTTTCGAGCAACTGGgcgacaaaataaaacaagtaaacATTCTTATATGTGGAACTTGCAAAAACTGTACTGTAGTGATTTTTTCCTAAATATTTATCGAAGATCTTCCAATAAATACCAAACcattgcatacaaaaaaaaatatgaataataattctgAAAGAGATGTAGAAAAACCACAAAGGATTCTATCTATCTTGATTGCTGCTGTAAGGCCTGATGGTTATGACAGCGTCCGGGGCAGTGTGTTATATGAATGCGTACAGATTGAGCACGTGCTTTCGTACAAATGaggttttatttctatttaaactgCAGACGAAGAAAGTTGTTATCATGCAAATATCTATACCACAAAGTAAATCTTTGAAATTCATATCTTATActatctaattatatttttattcggtCAACTGAACACCTTTATTACttctatcttttttttaatttttacttgacgttctttttttattaccataCCCTACATATTTGattttctcattttttttacaagtgaAACACGCAGTTAAATAATAGGTAATTTGTTATtgaacacatacatacatatgttccatgatatttatataccttttCTATCCCGCAGTCGGTTAAAGAGTGCCTTCCAGAGATCCTTTACGATCTTttctaaataaactaaatttttaaacagttcATCGAAATTTAAAGAACTaccaaaattttcaatacattttttttagctataaaacaaaattattctctCTGGTGGTTGATATTCGATTTATACGCATGAATATTCCGTCAATACAATCAATTAAGTAATAACTATTCCCATTTGTGCGtacttattaataacatattataatttgtattttgggCAAATGTTACTATGGCAGTCTTAATAGAAaatctttgaatttatttagtattttcttAACTTCAAACCCCTTTATTAGGAAAATCTGTATCAACTGCGGCATACCCGGTCTCGGTACGGGCTTACACTTAGAACACCTGGGCTCAACGGGATCGATGCAACCAGCCGTAATCCCTTCAGAGTATTTAGTCACTAGACGTAAGTAGACCGATTATTGgaaatagataatttaattttatatctatgagGTAACCATAAATCTCAAAACTGTTTTCTAAGAATTAAAACGAgatgaatatttatacaaacataatatgGAATTGACGTTTGACTGAAACAAATGCTAATTCAATTTTGCACAAAGTTTGATATCTCCTATCTGAACTCCATATTTTTCTACGTTAGTCCATAACAATAATGTAATGTGGATAGCAGATAAAAGAGGTATGGgtaccaaatataaaaaataatgttaccaACTTTCAGTGTCTATCATAGATGTCAGCTATTTGGCTAAATCAAATCCCAGCTTAGTTTTATCGTTGGACGTGGCTCTGCAGTGGCCCGTGCTAAAATACGATCCTCTAGAACCCACGCTGGTTCTTTTTAAATTCGGCTGGTCAGCTTCCAATCAACTTAAGAGAAGATGTGTTTGTAAAATACCGGGTGAGTATAATCTGGTA encodes:
- the LOC116771813 gene encoding uncharacterized protein LOC116771813, which encodes MERSIFYILLNLFLAATKKPYHEDEDISFIKVYDLSKPTNWKDINNYYGAIEKYWKICINCGIPGLGTGLHLEHLGSTGSMQPAVIPSEYLVTRLSIIDVSYLAKSNPSLVLSLDVALQWPVLKYDPLEPTLVLFKFGWSASNQLKRRCVCKIPGLSYELADFIASNLSHVVGVATDAPTLESDQTRELTKHTVSNVLGRSGVYMIENVHINGRIPERGCLSITMPLMMIEASYVPTRLTAFCPTQKTDYQVNLALTKTSDTRKTTSRVNQVNLYEILN